A single Vigna radiata var. radiata cultivar VC1973A chromosome 8, Vradiata_ver6, whole genome shotgun sequence DNA region contains:
- the LOC106770342 gene encoding cysteine-rich repeat secretory protein 11 → MTRKSCYSLPFVFFWFVHLLLHVSDADITNLVFKGCAEQKLEDPSGIYSQNLKSLLDLLVSESGRKAFFTTTSGEGQNMMMGLYQCRGDLSDNDCYNCVSKIPDMLENLCGKVVASRVQLTGCYLRYEIVGFKQVTETQLLHKVCGSKNDSYDDGFEERRETAFGMVESDVKNGGDLFYTGSYQSLYVLGQCEGDLGKDDCGDCMKSAEDQAMAECGDSISAQIYLHKCFISYSFYSKRGGSSSAGRLGQAETQRTVALVVGGFAALGFLIASFLFLKSVLKRKGEKY, encoded by the exons ATGACCAGAAAAAGTTGCTACTCTCTACCCTTTGTTTTTTTCTGGtttgttcatcttcttcttcacgtgTCAGATGCAGATATCACAAACTTGGTTTTCAAGGGCTGTGCAGAGCAAAAACTAGAGGACCCATCTGGGATATACTCACAGAACCTGAAATCCCTCTTGGATTTGTTGGTGTCAGAATCTGGAAGAAAGGCATTCTTCACTACAACCTCTGGAGAAGGCCAGAATATGATGATGGGTCTGTACCAATGCCGAGGAGACCTCTCAGACAATGATTGCTACAACTGTGTTAGCAAGATTCCTGACATGCTTGAAAACTTGTGTGGCAAGGTGGTAGCTTCACGTGTTCAGCTTACTGGATGCTACTTGAGGTATGAAATTGTTGGGTTCAAGCAGGTGACCGAGACTCAACTGCTTCACAAGGTTTGTGGGTCAAAGAATGATAGTTATGATGATGGGTTTGAGGAGAGAAGGGAGACTGcatttggtatggtggaaagTGATGTGAAAAATGGTGGAGACTTGTTTTATACAGGGAGCTATCAGTCTTTGTATGTGTTGGGGCAGTGTGAGGGTGATTTGGGCAAAGATGATTGTGGGGATTGTATGAAAAGTGCTGAGGATCAAGCCATGGCAGAGTGTGGTGACTCTATTTCTGCACAAATTTATCTACACAAATGTTTCATTAGCTACAGCTTTTATTCTAAGAGAGGAGGCTCATCTTCTGCAG GACGACTCGGACAGGCAGAGACACAAAGGACTGTAGCTCTTGTTGTTGGAGGGTTTGCAGCTTTAGGTTTCttaattgcttcttttttatttctcaagtcaGTGCTTAAGAGAAAAGGTGAAAAGTATTGA